In Rutidosis leptorrhynchoides isolate AG116_Rl617_1_P2 chromosome 6, CSIRO_AGI_Rlap_v1, whole genome shotgun sequence, the DNA window tttagtttataATGAATCTATAACAAAAAAAATTGTAATCAGGGGCGAAACTATTTCGGGGCAGGGTGGGGCGTCCAGCCCCAAGTGGATttacaattttcagtgtaaaatttttggtttttcgactttgctcccggtggatttttttttcttccccaaaacttacatattttgccccaaaaccttcaaattttactcaaaaatcttcaaattttgcaaaAAAAACTCCATAATTTGCCCAAAAAACTcaatttttgccccaaaacctcaatattttgctcaaaaaaattgctacagttttaattttttttttgacccggtaaaaaaaaaaaatgctaacTCCGCCACTGATTGTAATATATATTACAGACTGCATGGACCAAGTTCTTGCTACAAAGGAAAGGTTTGACAAAATATTTGGATATGATCTCTTTCTTAGTACTCTAAAGTTGCATTCCAACAACAGTAGGTGCAATAaatacatatttttatttctatttgagaAATCATCTTTGGATTCAAACTCTATAAATTCAACCCTTCATTGCATAGCTAACAGGCAGTAACAAAAGCTTTCAACATCTAAAACAAAATTAAGACAAAAATGGGTGGTCTTGTAAGAATAGTATTCCCATTAGTTGCAATAACTTTACTTCTTTCTTTGTACGCCGTTTCTGGCACAACCAGGCACTACGAGTTCAATGTGCGTCTCATTTGATACAGTATTAAGTTATATCATATGATcatatttgttattttttttttatgtaactTAACATCTTGATTTGAAATACATATTTGCAGATTCAGCTACAAAATGTGACTCGACTATGCAACACGAGGAGTGTGGTTACAGTCAATGGGAAGTTTCCAGGTCCACGAATCGTCGCTAGGGAGGGTGATCGCTTGCTTATTAAAGTTAACAACCATGTCTCCAACAATATTACAATCCATTGGTACTAGAACAGCATATTGTCCTTTTAAACAATGTTAGATATAAGTAGTAATAAAACTATTTATATGATCATATTGTTTCATGTTTCTTATGCTAAATAGGCATGGCATCCGACAGCTTCGAAGTGGATGGGCTGATGGGCCTGCTTACGTAACACAATGCCCCATACAAACGGGCCAGAGTTACGTGTATAATTATACGGTCGTTGGACAAAGAGGAACGTTGTTTTGGCATGCACATATATCATGGCTACGAGCGAGTCTTTATGGACCTCTTATTATTCTACCAAAGGTTCATGTACCATATCCTTTTACCGAACCATATAAAGAAGTTCCTATCATATTCGGTATGTAAAAAGCTCAATCAGAAAATATTTGATCATCGCGCTACAATTAGCATATTGTTATGTGGTAGTTAATACCGCATACTACAAATGAGATCAACTAAAATGCTTTATTATTATGTACAGGGGAGTGGTTTAATACTGACCCAGAGGCCATTATTGCCCAAGCAACACAAACTGGAGGAGGCCCAAATGTTTCTGATGCATATACCTTTAATGGGCTTCCTGGCCCATTGTATAATTGTTCAGATAAGGGTATTTCTATAATCTGAATCCACAAAATGTTAAAGTTGTAATATATATTTCAGTCACATTAATAATCAAGAAACAATGAAATATGCAGACACATTCAAGCTGAAGGTTAAGCCCGGGAAGACATACCTTCTTCGACTAATCAACGCAGCACTCAACGATGAACTCTTTTTCAGTATCGCCAACCACACGCTCACACTTGTTGAAGCTGATGCCATTTACGTAAAACCTTTTGACACCAAAACGATCGTGCTAGCCCCTGGTCAAACCTCCAACGTCCTACTTAAGACCTTATCGAAATCTCCTGGTGCCAACTTTCTAATGTTAGCTAGACCATATGTAACGGGCCAAGGAACCTTTGATAACTCCACAGTTGCTGGTATTCTTGAATACGAGTCAACCACTCACATGAAAAATCTTCCACTCTTCAAACCAACATTGCCATCTTTAAACGACACCTCATTCGTTACAAAATTTTCAAATCAACTTCGAAGTTTAGCAAGTGCTCAATTTCCAGCCAACGTCCCACAAAAGgtcgacaaaaaattattttttacGGTCGGACTTGGTACAAGTCCATGTGAAAAGAATAAAACTTGCCAAGGACCAAACGGAACTAGATTTGCGGCGTCCATTAACAATGTGTCATTTGTACAACCAACTGTCGCCCTTCTCGAGTCCCACTATTTTGATCAATCAAAAGGTGTCTATAGTCCTTATTTCCCAAT includes these proteins:
- the LOC139855484 gene encoding laccase-17-like; amino-acid sequence: MGGLVRIVFPLVAITLLLSLYAVSGTTRHYEFNIQLQNVTRLCNTRSVVTVNGKFPGPRIVAREGDRLLIKVNNHVSNNITIHWHGIRQLRSGWADGPAYVTQCPIQTGQSYVYNYTVVGQRGTLFWHAHISWLRASLYGPLIILPKVHVPYPFTEPYKEVPIIFGEWFNTDPEAIIAQATQTGGGPNVSDAYTFNGLPGPLYNCSDKDTFKLKVKPGKTYLLRLINAALNDELFFSIANHTLTLVEADAIYVKPFDTKTIVLAPGQTSNVLLKTLSKSPGANFLMLARPYVTGQGTFDNSTVAGILEYESTTHMKNLPLFKPTLPSLNDTSFVTKFSNQLRSLASAQFPANVPQKVDKKLFFTVGLGTSPCEKNKTCQGPNGTRFAASINNVSFVQPTVALLESHYFDQSKGVYSPYFPISPLQWFNYTGTPPNNTFVSNGTKLMVLPYNTSVELVMQDTSILGVESHPLHLHGFNFFVVGQGFGNYDPKKDPKTFNLVDPIERNTIGVPSGGWVAIRFLADNPGVWFMHCHLEVHTSWGLKMAWLVLDGKLPNQKLLPPPADLPKC